A portion of the Streptomyces erythrochromogenes genome contains these proteins:
- a CDS encoding putative T7SS-secreted protein has product MTGGGNWLEKGAALTGDAVEWLGDKSADVLEDVGWQGGANAVRNTANSAANRLGADVGEVELGQSDDPKQLVHGSASSLRATAGHLSDFHAAFTRTGDGLKKLGTDGIKGATADAFRDSVQEKAPRWFAAAAAFETAAGAVSRFADTVTWAQGQAKEAIDEYKTAVKLSENAHAAYETWVKDYESAVKARQDPLPARPMGFTDPGADGIKAARQKLAEARRQRDDVARSVAQALEKARDAAPKVSAADAALVEIVRKGAEVEHFLGGIAKGTAGLVNFGRGLSPQDPYNITHPTVAEMGLNSMGASFLTTANDPGAAAKAMADSAMQDPFEFGGKLVPEAAGSKGSGLLSGAARRAATAAKLLDDAKHLDGHKPGGSRGDHEQNPDSNGKRCSETVCKRDPIDIATGRMLLPATDIALPGALPLVFRRTFDSARRSGRWFGPTWSSTVDQRLEIDSDGVIFSCDEGSLLAYRHPAPGAPVMPTHGRQWPLDRVPGGYTVTDPDTGRVWHFADHSDELALLAQIDDRNGRWIAFEHDEAGTPKAIVHHAGYHLKLTTTEGRVTALHLKGAATDGSDQEILRYGYTDGHLTSVTNSSGLPLSFACDEHGRITSWTDSNGSRFDYIYDDQDRCTYQSGTNGHLESTFTWDDIDPATGLRITTLTSGLGHTERHLINDRSQVVAEIDPLGAVTRFEYDRYNRLLSRTDPLGYVSRFAYDEHGRMTVMERPDGRQARAEYDDNGMPIRLVGTDGNVTRQTFDERGNRTSVTDPTGATTEFAYDAAGWLTSVTDPLGATTRLILDRRGLPVEVTDPLGATTRYEHDAFGRTVRVIDPLSGETRMEWTVEGLPSRRTAPDGTVESWTYDGEGNCLSHTDAMGGTTHFAYTDFDLLTARTGPDGVRHEFSHDTNLRLTHVTNPQGLTWDYAYDAAGQLVTETDFDGRALSYDYDPSGRLTSRANGLGQRIDFTHNALGQVIRKEVEGNGATTFEYDIFDELAVATGPDAELERLRDRYGRLQSETVNGRTLTYRYDELGRRVGRTTPGGAVSEWSYDAAGRRTKLTTSGRDISFSFDALGREVGRTVSDFVALTSSFDAMNRLKAQTITSGGRSLQHRAYTYGAGGGLLGISDALSGARGFDVDSAGRVTAVHAHGWTERYAYDDAGNQTEASWPANHPSHSATGARTYEGTRIASAGAVRYEHDGQGRVVLRQRTRLSRKPDTWRYKWDAEDRLTAVTTPDGTVWRYTYDPLGRRISKQSPFETAYFTWDGTTLCEQTTATVVLTWDHAGLRPLSQTERRTDTDDERFFAIVTDLIGTPTELVDESGELAWRTRTTLWGTTTWNRDATAYTPLRFPGQHFDPESGLHYNYFRYYDPESARYLSQDPLGLGPADNPVTYVHNPHTWSDPLGLSPCPPRIEGGGWDLRGDTDPLSIIPKDAVLEPWRAIEGGVEHGIKWSWKDDVTGLTVRMRVHGPDLGPHAGPNASSGPIYRIQIGNQFQDEAGRLYHRQIGNPRSENFNEAAVNDTHIPWPSHLPVPYPH; this is encoded by the coding sequence CTGACGGGCGGCGGCAACTGGCTGGAGAAGGGTGCCGCCTTGACGGGCGACGCCGTCGAGTGGCTCGGTGACAAGAGCGCCGACGTATTGGAGGATGTCGGCTGGCAGGGGGGCGCCAACGCGGTCCGCAACACGGCGAACTCCGCGGCGAACCGTCTGGGCGCCGACGTCGGGGAGGTCGAGCTCGGCCAGAGCGACGATCCCAAGCAGCTGGTCCACGGCAGCGCGAGCAGCCTCCGTGCGACCGCCGGGCACCTGAGTGACTTCCACGCTGCCTTCACCCGTACCGGGGATGGCCTGAAGAAGCTGGGCACGGACGGCATCAAGGGCGCGACGGCCGACGCCTTCCGGGACTCCGTCCAGGAGAAGGCGCCCCGCTGGTTCGCGGCCGCGGCCGCCTTCGAGACGGCGGCCGGCGCGGTCAGCCGCTTCGCCGACACGGTGACGTGGGCGCAGGGGCAGGCGAAGGAAGCGATCGACGAGTACAAGACCGCCGTCAAGCTGTCGGAGAACGCCCACGCCGCCTACGAGACGTGGGTCAAGGACTACGAGTCGGCTGTCAAAGCGCGGCAGGATCCGCTGCCGGCCCGCCCCATGGGTTTCACCGACCCGGGTGCGGACGGCATCAAGGCCGCCCGGCAGAAGCTGGCCGAGGCGCGGCGCCAGCGCGACGACGTGGCCCGCTCGGTGGCGCAGGCGTTGGAGAAGGCCCGGGACGCGGCGCCGAAGGTGTCGGCCGCTGACGCCGCGCTGGTCGAGATCGTCCGCAAGGGCGCAGAGGTCGAACACTTCCTCGGCGGAATCGCCAAGGGTACGGCTGGCCTGGTCAACTTCGGCCGCGGGCTCAGCCCCCAGGACCCGTACAACATCACCCATCCGACCGTGGCCGAGATGGGCCTCAACAGCATGGGGGCCAGTTTCCTCACGACGGCCAACGACCCAGGCGCCGCTGCCAAGGCCATGGCCGACAGCGCGATGCAGGACCCCTTCGAGTTCGGCGGCAAGCTCGTCCCGGAAGCCGCCGGCTCCAAGGGGAGTGGCCTGCTGTCCGGCGCTGCCCGCAGAGCCGCCACAGCTGCCAAACTCCTCGACGACGCAAAGCACCTGGACGGCCACAAGCCGGGCGGCAGCCGCGGGGATCACGAACAGAACCCGGACAGCAACGGCAAGCGGTGCAGCGAGACGGTGTGCAAGAGGGACCCGATCGACATCGCGACCGGCCGCATGCTGCTGCCCGCGACCGACATCGCCCTGCCCGGCGCACTTCCACTCGTCTTCCGGCGCACCTTCGACTCCGCACGACGCTCAGGGCGCTGGTTCGGGCCGACGTGGTCGTCAACGGTGGACCAGCGGCTGGAGATCGATTCCGATGGTGTGATCTTCAGCTGTGACGAGGGCAGTCTCCTCGCCTACCGCCACCCGGCCCCTGGGGCTCCGGTCATGCCCACGCACGGCCGGCAGTGGCCACTGGACCGGGTCCCGGGCGGTTACACCGTCACCGATCCTGACACCGGCAGGGTCTGGCACTTCGCCGACCACAGTGACGAGCTCGCGCTCCTGGCCCAGATCGACGACCGCAACGGCCGCTGGATCGCCTTCGAGCACGACGAGGCGGGTACTCCGAAGGCAATCGTCCACCACGCCGGCTACCACCTGAAACTCACCACGACCGAAGGCCGGGTGACGGCCCTCCACCTCAAGGGGGCTGCGACGGACGGATCCGACCAGGAGATCCTGCGCTACGGCTACACCGATGGCCATCTCACCTCGGTCACCAACTCCTCCGGCCTCCCCCTGAGCTTCGCCTGCGACGAACACGGCCGCATCACCTCGTGGACCGACTCCAACGGAAGCCGCTTCGACTACATCTACGACGATCAGGACCGCTGCACCTACCAATCAGGCACGAACGGACACCTCGAATCCACCTTCACCTGGGACGATATCGATCCCGCAACCGGCCTCCGCATAACCACCCTCACCAGCGGTCTGGGGCACACCGAGCGTCACCTGATCAATGACCGATCACAGGTAGTCGCCGAGATCGACCCCCTGGGCGCGGTCACCCGCTTCGAGTACGACCGCTACAACCGACTGCTGTCACGCACCGATCCGCTGGGCTACGTCAGCCGCTTCGCCTACGACGAGCACGGCCGTATGACGGTGATGGAGCGTCCGGACGGACGGCAGGCGCGGGCCGAGTACGACGACAACGGGATGCCGATACGCCTCGTCGGAACCGACGGGAACGTCACGCGCCAGACCTTCGACGAGCGCGGCAACCGTACCTCGGTGACCGACCCCACGGGCGCGACGACAGAGTTCGCGTACGACGCGGCCGGCTGGCTCACCTCGGTGACGGACCCGCTCGGCGCCACCACCCGGCTCATCCTGGACCGCCGGGGTCTTCCCGTCGAGGTCACCGATCCGTTGGGTGCCACGACCCGCTATGAACACGATGCCTTCGGCCGCACGGTCCGCGTCATCGACCCTCTCAGCGGGGAGACGCGAATGGAGTGGACGGTCGAGGGCCTGCCCTCCCGGCGCACCGCACCCGACGGCACGGTGGAGTCCTGGACGTACGACGGCGAGGGCAACTGCCTCAGCCACACGGACGCGATGGGAGGCACGACCCACTTCGCGTACACGGACTTCGACCTCCTGACGGCCCGCACAGGCCCGGACGGAGTCCGCCACGAGTTCTCCCACGACACCAACCTGCGGCTGACGCACGTGACCAACCCCCAGGGCCTGACCTGGGACTACGCCTACGACGCGGCAGGCCAACTGGTCACGGAGACCGACTTCGACGGCCGGGCGCTGAGCTACGACTACGACCCTTCGGGCCGTCTGACCTCCCGGGCGAACGGCCTGGGCCAGCGCATCGACTTCACGCACAACGCGCTCGGCCAGGTGATCCGCAAAGAGGTCGAAGGCAACGGGGCCACGACCTTCGAATACGACATCTTCGACGAACTCGCGGTGGCCACCGGCCCGGACGCCGAACTGGAACGCCTGCGGGACCGCTACGGCCGCCTGCAGTCCGAGACGGTCAACGGCCGGACGCTGACGTACAGGTATGACGAGCTGGGCCGCCGGGTGGGGAGGACGACGCCTGGCGGTGCGGTCAGCGAATGGTCGTACGACGCCGCGGGACGCAGGACGAAGCTCACCACGTCCGGGCGCGACATCTCCTTCTCCTTCGACGCCCTGGGCCGTGAGGTGGGGCGCACCGTATCGGACTTCGTGGCGCTGACGTCGTCTTTCGACGCGATGAACCGACTGAAGGCTCAGACCATCACCTCCGGGGGCCGCAGCCTCCAGCACCGTGCCTACACCTACGGCGCGGGCGGCGGCCTCCTCGGCATCAGCGACGCACTCTCCGGTGCCCGCGGGTTCGACGTGGACTCGGCCGGCCGCGTCACAGCCGTCCACGCGCACGGATGGACCGAGCGGTATGCGTACGACGACGCCGGAAACCAGACGGAAGCCTCGTGGCCAGCGAACCACCCGTCGCACTCCGCGACGGGTGCGCGCACCTACGAGGGCACTCGCATCGCCAGCGCGGGTGCCGTCCGCTACGAACACGACGGCCAAGGCCGGGTCGTCCTGCGCCAGAGGACCCGGCTGTCCCGGAAGCCCGACACCTGGCGCTACAAGTGGGACGCGGAGGACCGTCTCACCGCGGTGACGACACCGGACGGCACGGTCTGGCGGTACACGTACGACCCCCTGGGCCGACGAATATCCAAGCAGTCCCCTTTCGAAACGGCCTACTTCACCTGGGACGGCACGACCCTCTGCGAGCAGACGACCGCGACCGTCGTCCTGACCTGGGACCACGCGGGCCTGCGCCCCCTGTCCCAGACGGAACGCCGCACGGACACGGACGACGAACGCTTCTTCGCCATCGTCACCGACCTGATCGGCACCCCGACAGAACTCGTAGACGAGTCGGGCGAGCTGGCCTGGCGAACCCGCACCACCCTCTGGGGCACGACGACCTGGAACCGCGATGCCACGGCATACACCCCGCTCCGCTTCCCAGGCCAGCACTTCGACCCCGAATCGGGCCTCCACTACAACTACTTCCGCTACTACGACCCCGAATCGGCCCGCTACCTCAGCCAGGACCCCCTCGGCCTCGGCCCGGCTGACAACCCGGTCACGTACGTCCACAACCCTCACACGTGGAGCGACCCGCTCGGGCTCAGTCCCTGTCCGCCCCGGATCGAGGGTGGAGGCTGGGACCTCCGTGGAGATACAGACCCGCTGAGCATCATCCCCAAGGACGCCGTGCTGGAGCCGTGGAGGGCGATCGAGGGTGGTGTCGAGCACGGCATCAAGTGGAGTTGGAAGGACGATGTCACAGGGCTGACGGTGCGTATGCGCGTCCATGGGCCCGACCTCGGCCCACACGCTGGCCCCAACGCCAGCAGTGGCCCTATCTACCGCATCCAGATCGGGAATCAATTCCAGGACGAGGCGGGTCGGCTCTACCATAGGCAAATCGGAAACCCGAGAAGTGAGAACTTTAATGAGGCGGCGGTCAACGATACTCACATTCCGTGGCCCAGCCACCTTCCGGTACCATATCCGCATTGA
- a CDS encoding SMI1/KNR4 family protein, with protein sequence MNNALTRLLEIAPAPSEPRQKDWGEVERSLGDELPADYKELIHVYGGSNWDSYLYVLEPRCPNENYDLIEWAQNQAEDLEDLWEFEKKPAELEVEGARVIPWATTDNGECLYWLFRPGLDPDQWTVMVNEARGDRWEHFSASCTQFLASALDGGLQSNILSSLFPRATHEFRQLGAV encoded by the coding sequence ATGAACAACGCCCTTACGCGTCTTCTCGAAATCGCTCCGGCGCCGAGCGAGCCTCGCCAGAAGGATTGGGGCGAGGTCGAGCGCAGCCTTGGGGATGAGCTTCCCGCCGACTACAAGGAGCTCATCCACGTCTACGGGGGCAGTAACTGGGACAGCTATCTGTACGTCCTAGAGCCCCGCTGCCCCAACGAAAATTACGACCTCATCGAATGGGCGCAGAACCAGGCCGAAGACCTGGAAGACCTGTGGGAATTCGAGAAGAAGCCGGCGGAACTGGAGGTCGAGGGGGCCCGAGTCATCCCATGGGCGACCACGGACAACGGAGAATGCCTCTACTGGCTTTTCCGGCCAGGCCTTGATCCGGACCAATGGACCGTCATGGTGAACGAGGCACGCGGCGACCGATGGGAACATTTCTCCGCGTCCTGCACACAATTCCTCGCGTCCGCCCTTGACGGAGGGCTGCAGTCGAACATCCTCTCGTCCCTGTTCCCGCGTGCTACACACGAATTTCGCCAGCTCGGTGCGGTATGA
- a CDS encoding GNAT family N-acetyltransferase, with protein MTARCLELAHDQEPGSDRCAPQREHHRGSALSARPCGHLGGGGALGGVWRQACLDQRFQSRKRPRLDVRKGVQLALRHSAEQDHAEPRDHWSLGITVAGDLIGLVKCRRQGESSAALSYILREDTWGCGHATDAVRQFVPFIFAEAAVARLEAMHHPDNPASGRGLVKAGFTRIGTADFHAGDGQRVPYPVYELHRRTS; from the coding sequence GTGACAGCAAGGTGTCTAGAGTTAGCGCATGACCAGGAACCGGGTTCCGATAGATGCGCGCCACAAAGGGAGCATCATCGGGGGTCAGCCCTCTCAGCTCGACCATGCGGCCACCTCGGCGGCGGTGGGGCGCTGGGCGGGGTCTGGCGCCAGGCATGCCTCGATCAGCGCTTCCAGAGCCGGAAACGGCCACGGCTGGACGTCCGAAAGGGCGTGCAGCTTGCCCTCCGCCACAGCGCGGAACAGGACCACGCAGAACCCCGCGATCACTGGAGCCTCGGCATCACCGTGGCCGGCGACCTCATCGGCCTCGTTAAATGCCGTCGGCAGGGCGAAAGTTCCGCCGCCCTCAGCTACATCCTGCGCGAGGACACCTGGGGGTGCGGCCATGCCACCGACGCCGTACGGCAGTTCGTCCCATTTATCTTCGCCGAAGCCGCAGTGGCGCGTCTGGAAGCCATGCACCACCCTGACAACCCTGCCTCTGGCCGCGGCCTCGTCAAAGCGGGCTTCACCCGCATCGGTACCGCCGATTTTCACGCCGGCGACGGGCAGCGAGTGCCATACCCGGTGTACGAACTGCACCGGCGAACCTCGTGA
- a CDS encoding pirin family protein, producing MSNLDRQPALSACGGRGFVVAEPVRELLSPRTVKLGESTEVRRLLPNLGRRMVGAWCFVDHYGPDDIADEPGMQVAPHPHSGLQTVSWLHEGEVLHRDSVGSLETIRPRELGLMTSGRGISHSEESPRPHARFLHGAQLWVALPDAHRNVEPHFQHHADLPTVTAQGLTATVVLGTLDTATSPGTAYTPIVGADLALAAGTETRLPLDPDFEYAVLSMSGEAHVDGVPVLPGSMLYLGCGRTELPLRAASDAGLMLLGGEPFEEEIVMFWNWIGRSHEDIAQAREDWMNGTRFGEVKGYDGPPLPAPDLPPAHLKPRGRVR from the coding sequence ATGAGCAATCTCGATCGCCAGCCCGCTCTCTCCGCCTGCGGCGGCCGCGGCTTCGTCGTGGCCGAACCGGTGCGCGAGCTCCTCAGCCCGCGCACGGTCAAGCTCGGGGAGTCCACCGAGGTCCGCCGACTCCTGCCGAACCTGGGCCGCCGCATGGTGGGCGCCTGGTGCTTCGTCGACCACTACGGTCCGGACGACATCGCCGACGAGCCCGGCATGCAGGTCGCGCCGCATCCGCACTCCGGGCTCCAGACGGTCAGCTGGCTCCACGAGGGCGAGGTGCTGCACCGCGACAGCGTCGGCAGCCTGGAGACGATCCGGCCGCGCGAGCTGGGCCTGATGACCTCGGGCCGCGGCATCAGCCACTCCGAGGAGAGCCCGCGCCCGCACGCGCGCTTCCTGCACGGTGCCCAGCTGTGGGTGGCCCTGCCGGACGCCCACCGGAACGTGGAACCGCACTTCCAGCACCACGCGGACCTCCCGACGGTCACGGCCCAGGGCCTGACGGCGACGGTCGTCCTCGGCACCCTGGACACGGCGACCTCGCCCGGCACGGCGTACACCCCGATCGTGGGCGCGGACCTGGCCCTGGCGGCGGGCACCGAGACCCGGCTCCCGCTCGACCCGGACTTCGAGTACGCGGTCCTGTCGATGTCCGGCGAGGCCCACGTCGACGGCGTCCCGGTCCTCCCGGGCTCGATGCTCTACCTCGGTTGCGGCCGCACGGAACTGCCCCTGCGGGCAGCCTCGGACGCGGGCCTGATGCTCCTGGGCGGCGAACCGTTCGAGGAGGAGATCGTGATGTTCTGGAACTGGATTGGCCGCTCCCATGAGGATATCGCACAGGCCCGCGAGGACTGGATGAATGGGACGAGATTCGGCGAGGTGAAGGGGTATGACGGCCCTCCGCTTCCGGCTCCTGACCTGCCTCCGGCCCACCTCAAACCACGCGGCCGAGTGCGCTGA
- a CDS encoding tetratricopeptide repeat protein — MNAPTEYYEHGTAAERWARAQLFFDAREYATAARILEPLAGEAPEQLAPRLLLARAYYHSAQLSRAERELRAVLERWPVEDYAQLMLGRTLERLGRPDEARPYLRMAAAMAGEFPE; from the coding sequence ATGAACGCGCCGACGGAGTACTACGAGCACGGGACGGCAGCCGAGCGCTGGGCGCGCGCCCAGCTCTTCTTCGACGCGCGGGAGTACGCGACGGCCGCCCGCATCCTGGAGCCGCTGGCCGGCGAGGCCCCCGAGCAGCTGGCTCCGCGACTGTTGCTGGCCCGCGCCTACTACCACTCCGCGCAGCTCTCCCGCGCCGAGCGCGAGCTGCGCGCCGTGCTGGAGCGCTGGCCCGTTGAGGACTACGCCCAGCTCATGCTCGGTCGCACCCTGGAGCGCCTGGGCAGGCCCGACGAGGCCCGCCCCTACCTGCGGATGGCCGCCGCGATGGCCGGCGAGTTCCCCGAGTAG
- a CDS encoding methyltransferase, with product MTTPFGSYELTRFPEDPRDRLRAWDAADEYLLRHLASGTGERGPVDLAGAGQITVLGDRWGALTTALAAFHPTQITDSYLSRASTAANLDRAGIGTAKSTVRLLTTQDPPPERIDVLLVRVPKSLALLEDQLYRLAPHVHAGTVVVGTGMVKEIHTSTLNLFEKILGPTRTSLAEKKARLIFCTPSATATRGDDPWPVTYKLDQEAGSGAGLTAVNHAGIFCADRLDVGTRFFLQSIPTNTNGARVVDLGCGNGIVGTAVAVADPRAEVVFTDESYQAVASAKATFRANVHRERERADFLVGDGVAMLDPGSVDLILCNPPFHSHQATTDATALRMFAQSRKALRPHGELWVVANRHMGYHTHLRRLFGNSEVVASEPKFVVLRAVKQDRPRPM from the coding sequence CTGACCACGCCTTTCGGCTCCTACGAGCTCACCCGCTTCCCCGAGGACCCGCGCGACCGGCTCCGCGCCTGGGACGCCGCCGACGAGTACCTGCTGCGCCACCTCGCCTCCGGTACGGGGGAACGCGGCCCGGTGGACCTGGCCGGCGCCGGGCAGATCACCGTCCTCGGTGACCGCTGGGGAGCGCTGACGACGGCACTGGCCGCGTTCCACCCGACGCAGATCACCGATTCCTACCTCTCCCGGGCGAGCACCGCGGCGAACCTGGACCGGGCCGGGATCGGCACCGCCAAGTCCACGGTGCGGCTCCTGACCACGCAGGACCCGCCGCCCGAGCGGATCGACGTACTCCTCGTACGGGTGCCCAAGAGCCTGGCGCTGCTGGAGGACCAGCTGTACCGGCTGGCGCCGCACGTGCACGCGGGCACCGTCGTCGTGGGCACGGGCATGGTCAAGGAGATCCACACCTCCACCCTGAACCTCTTCGAGAAGATCCTCGGCCCGACCAGGACCTCGCTCGCCGAGAAGAAGGCCCGGCTGATCTTCTGCACGCCCAGCGCCACCGCGACGCGGGGCGACGACCCGTGGCCGGTGACGTACAAGCTGGACCAGGAGGCGGGCTCGGGCGCCGGTCTGACGGCCGTCAACCACGCCGGGATCTTCTGCGCGGACCGGCTCGACGTCGGCACGCGCTTCTTCCTGCAGAGCATCCCGACCAACACGAACGGCGCCCGGGTCGTGGACCTGGGCTGCGGCAACGGCATCGTCGGCACCGCCGTCGCCGTCGCGGACCCGCGAGCGGAAGTCGTCTTCACCGACGAGTCGTACCAGGCCGTCGCCTCGGCGAAGGCCACCTTCCGCGCCAATGTGCACCGCGAGCGCGAGCGTGCCGACTTCCTCGTGGGCGACGGCGTCGCCATGCTGGACCCGGGCTCGGTCGACCTGATCCTGTGCAACCCGCCCTTCCACTCCCACCAGGCCACGACGGACGCGACGGCGCTGCGCATGTTCGCCCAGTCGCGCAAGGCGCTGCGGCCGCACGGCGAGCTGTGGGTCGTCGCCAACCGGCACATGGGCTACCACACCCACCTGCGCCGGCTCTTCGGCAACAGCGAAGTCGTCGCGAGCGAGCCGAAGTTCGTGGTCCTGCGGGCGGTCAAGCAGGATCGTCCACGGCCCATGTGA
- a CDS encoding MerR family transcriptional regulator, whose amino-acid sequence MSSQVEDVSGGGRYRREDVARAAGVKVRNLRYYQERGLLPPPRREGRIAWYSDDHLTRLRLISDLLGRGYTVNGIAELLNAWEEGGGLSQLLGLEREMTRDWVQEEPVTMTRTELRELFGPTATAEDTRRAAELGYVTVDGDLVTYPSRRLLEATLALVRQGVPLTEILDAGEFVQAQAAALADRFVGLFRRHVIGAEGLELLSATQLQHITAAVTALRPVAGEVVATEFSRAMARRVDAEVAELLRTEQ is encoded by the coding sequence GTGAGCAGCCAGGTGGAGGACGTAAGCGGTGGTGGGCGCTACCGCCGGGAGGACGTGGCCCGGGCGGCCGGCGTCAAGGTGCGCAACCTGCGCTACTACCAGGAGCGCGGACTGCTCCCGCCGCCGCGCCGGGAGGGCCGGATCGCCTGGTACTCCGACGACCACCTGACCCGGCTGCGGCTGATCAGCGACCTGCTGGGGCGCGGTTACACGGTCAACGGCATCGCGGAACTGCTGAACGCCTGGGAAGAGGGCGGCGGTCTGTCCCAACTGCTGGGCCTGGAGCGGGAGATGACCCGCGACTGGGTGCAGGAGGAGCCGGTGACGATGACCCGGACGGAGCTGCGCGAGCTGTTCGGCCCGACGGCCACCGCCGAGGACACCCGGCGGGCCGCGGAGCTCGGCTACGTCACGGTCGACGGGGACCTGGTCACCTACCCGAGCCGGCGGCTGCTGGAGGCGACGCTGGCGCTGGTGCGGCAGGGAGTGCCGCTGACGGAGATCCTGGACGCCGGGGAGTTCGTACAGGCGCAGGCGGCCGCGCTCGCGGACCGGTTCGTCGGACTGTTCCGGCGGCATGTGATCGGCGCGGAGGGTCTGGAGCTGCTTTCGGCCACCCAGCTCCAGCACATCACGGCGGCGGTGACGGCCCTGCGGCCGGTGGCCGGCGAGGTCGTGGCCACCGAGTTCTCCCGGGCGATGGCCCGGCGGGTGGACGCGGAGGTCGCCGAACTGCTGCGTACGGAGCAGTAG
- a CDS encoding DUF6230 family protein, which yields MTGSPHLSDDHSESGRVRWRRFAVLTVPAVAVTAGLGIALAQGALAASFAVSGQQFKVSASSLEGEGFAQYGGVDVNAREELIPVAVTAIREAKLHNLCQSVVTTLPVIGDISLNLTAGKKTPVEASNLFVDATQLAGDAVFSNIEIGRDASTLDKGPADAQGMQDLFAQQADTVRITGLQQTAWATNAGTFKLSGLSMNVSKGKKECF from the coding sequence ATGACCGGTTCCCCCCATTTATCCGACGATCACAGCGAATCCGGCCGCGTCCGCTGGCGCCGGTTCGCCGTCCTGACCGTCCCCGCCGTCGCGGTGACCGCCGGCCTCGGCATCGCCCTCGCCCAGGGCGCGCTGGCCGCCTCGTTCGCCGTGTCGGGACAGCAGTTCAAGGTGTCGGCGAGCAGCCTGGAGGGCGAGGGATTCGCCCAGTACGGCGGCGTCGACGTCAACGCCCGCGAGGAGCTCATCCCGGTGGCCGTCACCGCCATCCGGGAGGCCAAGCTGCACAACCTCTGCCAGTCCGTGGTCACCACGCTCCCGGTGATCGGGGACATCTCGCTCAACCTCACCGCGGGCAAGAAGACCCCGGTGGAGGCGAGCAACCTCTTCGTCGACGCGACCCAGCTCGCCGGCGACGCCGTCTTCAGCAACATCGAGATCGGGCGCGACGCCTCCACCCTCGACAAGGGGCCGGCCGACGCGCAGGGCATGCAGGACCTCTTCGCCCAGCAGGCCGACACGGTCCGCATCACCGGTCTCCAGCAGACGGCGTGGGCGACGAACGCCGGCACCTTCAAGCTCTCCGGCCTCAGCATGAACGTCAGCAAGGGCAAGAAGGAATGCTTCTGA
- a CDS encoding DUF6114 domain-containing protein — MLLSRRQRWRRWRRSRPFWGGLFAILAGAWICVLPLAPLKVMLQQGVAGIPSVLMGIVMVVLGLTAWFSPPQRALAGVLTTLIATAALVLSNLGGFLIGTLLGILGGGLMFAWQPYAAQRAGGAAPTADPAPPRIASPPPTPHSDPQGAQP; from the coding sequence ATGCTTCTGAGCCGCCGTCAGCGGTGGCGCCGGTGGCGGCGCAGCAGGCCCTTCTGGGGCGGGCTGTTCGCGATCCTGGCCGGGGCGTGGATCTGCGTCCTCCCGCTGGCGCCGTTGAAGGTGATGCTCCAGCAGGGCGTGGCGGGGATCCCGTCCGTCCTGATGGGCATCGTGATGGTCGTGCTCGGCCTCACCGCCTGGTTCTCACCGCCCCAGCGCGCTCTCGCGGGTGTCCTCACCACCCTGATCGCCACCGCCGCGCTGGTCCTGTCGAACCTGGGCGGGTTCCTGATCGGCACCCTCCTCGGCATCCTCGGCGGCGGCCTGATGTTCGCCTGGCAGCCGTACGCCGCCCAGCGCGCCGGGGGCGCGGCGCCGACCGCGGATCCGGCCCCGCCCCGGATCGCGTCCCCTCCCCCCACCCCGCACTCCGATCCCCAAGGAGCACAGCCATGA
- a CDS encoding DUF2087 domain-containing protein, which yields MSQSTDPPQQSAARPLRRDVSDLFSGGRLTAIPRKAARREQLLVHLAETLFSVERTYTEPEVNEALRTVHEDCSALRRHLITSGLLTRTRDGRSYRRSTTTL from the coding sequence ATGTCACAGAGCACCGACCCCCCGCAGCAGTCCGCCGCGCGCCCGCTCCGCCGGGACGTCTCCGACCTCTTCTCGGGCGGCCGCCTCACCGCGATCCCGCGCAAGGCCGCCCGCCGGGAGCAGTTGCTCGTCCACCTGGCCGAGACCCTCTTCTCGGTGGAACGCACCTACACGGAGCCCGAGGTGAACGAGGCCCTGCGCACCGTGCACGAGGACTGCTCGGCGCTGCGGCGCCACCTGATCACCTCGGGCCTGCTCACGCGGACCCGCGACGGCCGCAGCTACCGGCGGTCCACGACCACCCTGTAG